Proteins encoded together in one Actinomycetota bacterium window:
- a CDS encoding cupin domain-containing protein translates to MSGNNGHGSSVPQSVQLWGGSIVFREAGDDVDVAELTADPGFAPTPHVHHRHHERFFVLEGSFEFLVGDEVVHAGPGAFIDVPPGVVHDFHNPGPGPARLLGLVSPGGLNGYFLEVERHILEGTLNEATLAALRVRFQTDNVPLVWRPEPSRAEG, encoded by the coding sequence ATGAGCGGCAACAACGGCCACGGTTCCAGCGTCCCGCAGAGCGTCCAGCTGTGGGGCGGGTCCATCGTCTTCCGGGAGGCGGGCGACGACGTGGATGTTGCCGAGCTGACAGCCGATCCGGGTTTCGCCCCCACACCCCACGTCCACCACCGCCATCACGAGCGCTTCTTCGTGCTCGAGGGATCCTTCGAGTTCCTGGTGGGCGACGAGGTCGTCCACGCCGGCCCGGGTGCGTTCATCGACGTGCCGCCGGGGGTGGTCCACGACTTTCACAACCCGGGTCCCGGACCTGCTCGGCTGCTTGGGCTGGTGTCGCCCGGAGGCCTCAACGGGTACTTTCTGGAGGTCGAGCGGCATATCCTCGAAGGGACGCTGAACGAGGCGACGCTGGCGGCGCTGCGGGTCAGGTTCCAGACCGACAACGTGCCCCTCGTGTGGCGTCCGGAGCCATCGCGGGCGGAGGGGTGA